The DNA sequence AATACCTGAGGTTGATGAAGTAACTGGCAAGGTTTCGTACGAAGCTGAATCGCCGGATGAGGCAGCTTTTGTGATTGCAGCCAGAGAACTTGGGTTTGAGTTCTATGAAAGGACACACACGGCTATTTCGCTGCGCGAATTTGATCCCAGAACAGGCCAGAGAATTGAAAggttagtttagttttctttttcttggataTCAAGTCTTCACAATCTGATTTCTTTTGCATTAATAACAGCATGTCATTTCACTTTTTCAGGTCCTACAAACTTCTAAATGTATTAGAGTTTAGCAGCGCGAGGAAGCGAATGTCTGTAATTGTAAGAGATGAGGAAGGGAAACTACTACTACTTAGCAAAGGCGCCGACAGGTTTGTAatcttgttcttcatttcttAGACATACTAGTTAAAGATTTATATAGAAACCATTTCAATCTTGTTTTCTTAAGTTCTAAGCATTAATTTCACTTTCATTGTTGCTTGCATAAGCAGTGTCATGTTTGAGAGACTTGCAAGAAACGGAAGGGAGTATGAAGAGAAGACTAAGGAACACATTAGCATTTATGCTGATTCTGGTTTGAGGACCTTGATACTTGCGTATCGCGAACTTAAAGAGGAAGAGTACAACCAATTCAATATAGAATTCACAGAGGCCAAGAACTTAGTGAGTGCAGATCAAGAGCAAATTGTAGAGGAAATAGTAAACAACATGGAGAAGGATTTGATTCTTCTTGGTGCTACTGCTGTTGAAGACAAACTTCAAGATGGGGTAAGTTcatttcccccccccccccccccccccctgaAGTAGAGGAAACAAGATCTTTGCACTCTTTTTTTCGCTTGTGTACTTATGAATCGATTCGTGTGTGCAGGTTCCCGAGTGCATTGACAAACTAGCACAGGCTGGGATTAAGCTTTGGGTTCTGACTGGGGATAAAATGGAGACAGCAATCAATATtgggtaattagtttaatttcaaagATTATCTGTAAATTTTGGATTCCTATTTGCAAATAACATGATGTAACTAATTTGGTTTGTTTTTTTGTAACTGCAGATTTGCTTGTAGTTTACTCAGACAAGGGATGACACAAATCATAATTAGCTCAGACACCCCAGAAACCAAATCATTGGAAAAAATGGAGGATAAGACTGCTTCTGATGCTGTAAGCCTTGAATTTGAACTATAATTTCTTTCAATAGGCATAGTTTGGTATTCCAATGTGCTTCAGGCAATGATATGTTGTATGATTCTGATGGAACTTAACTGATTCTTTAGGCCATGAAGGCGAGTGTTCTTCGTCAAATACAGGAGGGAAAGAAACTACTTTCTAGATCAGATGAAAACGCCGAGGCGCTGGCTCTGATTATTGATGGGAAGTCTCTTACTTATGCATTGGTGTTAAGACTGTTTTGAACTTGTTGCGCGTCTGTTATATGCTGTCGTTCGTCTCCAGCAGAAGCACTTGTAAGTTTTACTTGTAGTTTAATGTTCCTTTCTTATTCATGTAGAAGATAAAAATTTTCAGTCTCTTAAAAGGAATTTCTGTTATAATAATTCAGGTTACAAGGTTGGTTAAGAATAAAACTGGAAGTACAACTCTAGCAATTGGAGACGGCGCAAACGATGTTGGAATGCTTCAAGAAGCAGACATTGGAATTGGTATCAGTGGTGTTGAAGGAATGCAAGCTGTTATGTCAAGTGATATTGCAATTGCGCAATTTCGATTTTTGGAACGGTTACTTCTTGTGCACGGACACTGGTGTTATAGAAGGATCTCATCCATGGTAACAATCTTGTCTTGTGTTTAGTGTTTACACATTCTGTTGCTAAGATTGGTTTTGACAAACTTGTCTTTGTGTTTGGCAGATATGTTACTTCTTTTACAAGAATGTCGCCTTCGGCTTCACTCTGTTCTTCTTTGAGATGTATGCCTCATTCTCAGGACAAGCTGCATACAATGACTGGTTCATGTCACTCTATAATGTCTTCTTCACTTCGCTACCGGTGATTGCTTTGGGAGTGTTCGACCAAGATGTCTCTTCTAAAATATGCCTCAAGGTAGAGAGATTAGAGAATCCTTCAAAACTCAATTGTGATGCCACTCATTTTCATGTCATAACATGTTGCATTTGTGTTCATTTTTCAGTTTCCACTACTATATCAAGAAGGTGTGCAAAACATCCTATTTAGCTGGAAGCGAATCTCCGGCTGGATGTTCAATGGTGTTGCTAGCTCTGCCATCATATTCTTCTTCTGCATTAACACATTGCAGCACCAAGCATTCAGAAAAGGCGGCCAAGTTGGCGAGATGGAAGTCCTCGGAGCCACCATGTACACTTGTGTAGTGTGGGTGGTGAATTGCCAAATGGCATTGTCCATTAGTTACTTCACTTATATTCAACATATTTTCATTTGGGGAAGCATTGCACTATGGTACATATTCCTTTTAGCCTATGGAGCCATTACTCCAACCATCTCAACCACTGCCTTTAAGGTCTTCGTCGAGGCTCTGGCTCCGGCTCCATCTTACTGGATCATCACTCTGCTAGTCCTTGTCGCCGCACTCCTTCCATATTTCACCTACGCTTCCATCCAAATGCGATTCTTCCCCATGTTCCATCAAATGATACAATGGATAAGAAAagatggacaaacaaatgatccAGAATACTGTAATGTGGTGAGGCAGAGATCAATAAGACACAACACGGTTGGATTCACGGCTCGTTTGGAAGCTTCCAAGCGATTCGAAGGGTCTAGACGCATGGAAGCATCCTTCCATATAGAAGGGAGAGCTATGTACCAATGATTGCAGACATTTTTCTTTCTCCCACTTTTTTTTGTATTGTAAAATTCATCCATGAGGACATAGATGTAAATTTTTTCATAGGCTTTGAGGTACAACCTTCTTCCAATTGTACATATTTAAGGTAGAGCAAGCGTCTTCCTCGGGGCGCGACACCAGCCCTTTACCTTGGATTTTGTTCAGAtgattatgaatttatgatatAGCTTCTTCATGATCAAAGGAAGGTTATGTTAAATAATCATGTTAGTAAATTTTGATGTATTCTTTCATTCATACTATACTACACTTTGTTCATTATTATTCAGAAGATGTTCTGGCTACATAAAGGGTACAGATTAAGAACTTGAAACCAATTCTCATTATTAATAaacaatgaaaagaaaactatttACATAGATAAAGTTTATGCAGGCATGGTATTTCAAACTTAAACACATTAAGTAGGATCAAACATAGAGATCAAAACAAAAGCTCCAAAAAAACCAGCAAAATATCTTGATTGTGTAACTAGCCCTGCCATAAACAATTCTTATGATTGTGATCTAACAATAAAATAACGAGCCAAATTGTGACATTGTTGTCCTGTTGTCCAATTTCTGAATTGTCAAAATGTGTGTTGAAAACACTTATTCAACACAACCAGGCGTTGACAAAGATGCATGTTGGTATTTGGCAAAGCACTAACCTCCACTACTAATTCAAGTAACTGACATCTCATTATTGTATATTCTTCAAGTTGAATACACCATGTCATAATTCATAGATCTAACTCCTAAATTATGCAGTcagaaaaattcaaattcaaaatcaccAATCTACTATTTCAACAAATCAAATGCCCTTATTTGATTCCATATTTCATATGAAGATAATAGCACCGTTACATAGTTTGACatatttaactaaaatatataacataatatatatCAAACTATCAACATCTTAGATATTATCTTCGGATATCTTCGTGTCTGAGTATTCACCAGATACTAATAGAAAAACTACAGAATTATTATAGTACAAGCTACAGATCAAACAAaacaatgaaaaagaagaaaagaaaaacacaagaatCTACAAGAAGTTAGTCCAATGAACTTGTTTTCTTCTTGAGTCCTAAGAAATCAGATGCAGAGCGAGACATGATAGCTGCAAATTCATTGAAGCTGATAACACCATCACCATCCGTGTCAGCCTCCTTGATCATCTCAGTCAGCTCGCGGTACGTTAACGGCTGGCCCATCTTCGCCATTGCACCGGCCAACTCGGCAGCCGAGATATAGCCGTTGCCGTCGCGATCAAAGCACTTAAACATGGCAAGTAACTGTTCTTGATTAAGCAGAATCTGAGCATCCATGTCCGGCATTATGGCTCTGACCAGTTCATCAAACTCGACAGAGCCATTGCCATTGGAGTCCATCCTTTTAAGCAGTGCTTGAAGTTGGTCACCCGAGGGTTTCATCCCGAGTGACCTTAGGAGTGCCGCTAGCTCCAACATGGTCAGACTTCCGTCTGAATCCATGTCGAAGCTAGCGAATATCTCCCTCAACTGATTAAGTTGCCGGATTTGAATCTCCGACATGACAGGTAAAAtcgatataattaaaaatatgtatCTAGAACGTTACAACAAAATATGTGTAGCTGCATATAATGTTGACTTGAGAATGGAGGGAGGAATTAAAGGTGGAAATGATGATTTGGTTTTTGTTTTTGAAGGAAAACAGAAAGCGCGTCGGTGACTAATTCAGCAATCATGAGCCATGATTTATATAATAactgtttttatattatataataaagtcAGCCAAGTCCTAGTATGTGACTTCTTGGAAACTCAGACATTCTTGTCTTGGTTCTAGTAATTTGGACATGGTCACCAGGGCCTACGGGTGGCAAACGTCCGACCCGACAAAGTCCCCCAATTACTAGTCAAATAATTAATTCACTCGTCTATTTAAACAAGTGTTTGAATTTAAATATcgttttatatatgtaataatttattagttaacgAAAAAtccttaaataataaaatttgcatCTGAAATGGATTAGTTTTTGTCTTATGGGACTTAAAAATactatgaaaattaaaaagaaaattattaatcCAATTTATATTTTGGGGAGTTATTTATGTCGGTccaatataaatatatagttaCTCTGAAAAAAATGTATGAAAACATAAGTCGATCTAAtataagaaataattaaaatcagcGATTCAAGATTATTGTTAACGTTAGTTCTTGAACATTTCCTCATTTGTTAAAAGATAAAAGTAGAAGGTGATAGCAAAGTgagaaaatgaaaaatttttgaaatgcgAAGATTTCTTACCATAGGAAAAGATTTGCACAGCCCATAATTTCATGTAATATCAATCTGTTAAGCTGTTAGTTAAGATGAACAGATGCAGTCTATCAGTTTACAATTGTAAAAATATGCCTTTTAAAATTTGCTTAGCTCCGTGTCTTTTTTATTTCCTCCCTTCCTTTTTGCTATAAAGAAAATTCCATTaactattttcaaattttaaactaaTCAACAATCTGTAATTGTATTATAAAAATAGttcatatttaaatattatatatttgttaGTAATTAAATCGGAGAATGTGTCATGTCTATTATTTGTaagtaaataaaattgaagaaaaaactaaaaatgcCAAAAAAAGAAGTAAGAGAcacaaaactataaataaataaataactataaaagaaAAAACTAGTAGAATTGCCACAATTcaaagatgatgatgaaaaatcCCTCAACAACCTATACATTATCAATGGAAAAAGAAGTGAGACAGATCGTAGTTTTTAGAATCGACCAAACTGACCTGTTTATTATTTAATAGGATTTATTGGAATTTACACTAGACCATCTGAtcctagacaaaaaaaaaattgcaagtgAAAATTGTTCAAAAaagaaatcaataaaaaattaataaatcagttgaattgatttatatttttagtgtagttaattaatttaaaataatatataaaaaattaaacatattttatatatattatataaaattaaatttcaattaaatttttaaaaatttttagttttatcgGTTTAACATTTAGTTTGATTTTTAGAATATTGAGATTGAatcatagatagatagatagaggcAAGCTATGATGTATGGATactgacacggacacgggacacgacacgacacgggacacatcgacacgcgaattttaaaattttacatgacacgagaacacacatacatataagataaatcataatgatatttttatattttattgatattaaaatataaattaaaatttttaatatcttgttttaattatatcaagtatataaaatatttttttgt is a window from the Arachis hypogaea cultivar Tifrunner chromosome 1, arahy.Tifrunner.gnm2.J5K5, whole genome shotgun sequence genome containing:
- the LOC112708980 gene encoding probable calcium-binding protein CML15, with the protein product MSEIQIRQLNQLREIFASFDMDSDGSLTMLELAALLRSLGMKPSGDQLQALLKRMDSNGNGSVEFDELVRAIMPDMDAQILLNQEQLLAMFKCFDRDGNGYISAAELAGAMAKMGQPLTYRELTEMIKEADTDGDGVISFNEFAAIMSRSASDFLGLKKKTSSLD